From the genome of Vibrio navarrensis, one region includes:
- a CDS encoding arginyltransferase, translating into MSSDIHQIKIGLTDNHPCSYLPERQERVAVALEPEMHSAESYEVLLANGFRRSGDTIYKPHCDLCQACKPIRVAVPDFVLSKSQKRLRKKSRKLSWCLKKSMDSNWFSLYSRYITARHKHGTMYPPQKKDFAHFSRSQWVTTQYLHIYEGERLLAIAVTDIMEQCASAFYTFFDPDYPLSLGTLAVLFQLEHCQQEHKQWLYLGYQIDECEAMNYKVRFERHQKLVNQRWQG; encoded by the coding sequence ATGAGTTCAGATATTCACCAGATAAAAATAGGGCTCACAGACAACCATCCCTGCAGTTATCTGCCAGAGCGTCAAGAACGTGTCGCTGTCGCCTTAGAGCCAGAAATGCACTCCGCAGAAAGCTATGAAGTGTTGCTCGCAAACGGATTTCGCCGCAGTGGTGACACGATTTACAAGCCACACTGCGATCTTTGCCAAGCGTGCAAACCTATCCGTGTTGCCGTCCCCGATTTCGTGCTGTCGAAAAGCCAGAAGCGCTTGAGAAAAAAGTCCAGAAAGCTGAGCTGGTGCCTCAAAAAATCCATGGATAGCAACTGGTTTAGTTTGTACAGTCGTTATATTACCGCTCGTCACAAACACGGCACTATGTATCCACCACAGAAAAAGGATTTCGCCCACTTCTCGCGCAGTCAATGGGTAACTACCCAGTATCTTCATATCTATGAAGGAGAGCGGCTTTTAGCCATTGCAGTGACTGACATCATGGAGCAGTGCGCGAGTGCCTTTTACACCTTCTTTGATCCCGATTATCCGCTTTCTCTTGGCACCCTTGCGGTCTTGTTCCAACTTGAGCACTGTCAGCAAGAACATAAGCAGTGGCTCTACCTTGGTTATCAGATTGATGAATGTGAAGCGATGAACTATAA